From a single Miscanthus floridulus cultivar M001 chromosome 8, ASM1932011v1, whole genome shotgun sequence genomic region:
- the LOC136473623 gene encoding putative germin-like protein 2-2, translated as MASHHLLLLVLLAMACCHAIASDPSLLQDVCVADKTSSVHVNGFACKDAKDVAAEDFHFSGLHKAGNTSSSKQGSAVTAVNVAQIPGLNTMGISMVRIDYAPSGMNPPHTHPRATEILTVLEGSLFVGFVTSNPNNTLISKVLHKGDAFVFPKGLVHFQFNNGKGSAVAVAGLSSQNPGVNTVANTVFGSKPSIADHILGKAFQVDKATVDLMQAQF; from the exons ATGGCGAGCCATCATCTGCTTCTCCTTGTTCTGTTAGCTATGGCCTGCTGTCATGCCATTGCCTCCGATCCGAGTCTTCTCCAAGATGTCTGCGTTGCCGACAAGACATCTTCAG TACATGTCAATGGATTTGCTTGCAAAGACGCAAAGGACGTTGCAGCAGAAGACTTCCACTTCTCTGGCCTCCACAAGGCTGGCAACACTAGCAGCAGCAAGCAAGGCTCAGCCGTGACGGCCGTCAACGTGGCACAGATACCAGGGCTCAACACGATGGGGATCTCCATGGTCCGCATCGACTACGCTCCCAGCGGCATGAACCCACCGCACACCCACCCTCGTGCAACAGAGATCCTGACAGTGCTGGAGGGCTCGCTCTTCGTTGGCTTTGTTACCTCTAATCCAAACAACACGCTCATCTCCAAGGTCCTGCACAAGGGGGACGCGTTCGTATTCCCAAAGGGCCTCGTCCACTTCCAGTTCAACAATGGCAAGGGCAGTGCCGTGGCTGTTGCAGGCCTGAGCAGCCAGAACCCTGGAGTCAACACTGTTGCCAACACAGTGTTTGGATCCAAGCCGTCCATTGCGGACCATATACTCGGCAAGGCCTTTCAGGTCGACAAAGCTACGGTGGACTTAATGCAAGCTCAGTTCTAA